The following proteins are encoded in a genomic region of Natronorubrum halophilum:
- a CDS encoding 30S ribosomal protein S13, which produces MSEEEPQEQQDDEDLQYFVRIGQTDLDGTKSVERSLSEMNGIGRRTARLIADEAGVDRTATFGRLDDDVIDGVVEIVENYAGNVPDWLNNRQSDFYTGETTHEIGNDLQLTRQHDINRMKMIDSYKGSRHKRGQKVRGQRTKSTGRTEGTIGVNVEEIREEQAEEAAAAEEEDDE; this is translated from the coding sequence ATGAGCGAGGAAGAACCTCAAGAACAACAGGACGACGAAGATCTTCAGTACTTCGTCCGCATCGGGCAGACAGACCTCGATGGGACGAAGTCCGTCGAGCGCTCGCTCTCGGAGATGAACGGGATCGGTCGACGAACCGCCCGACTCATCGCCGACGAAGCGGGTGTCGACCGGACAGCGACGTTCGGTCGACTCGACGATGACGTCATCGACGGCGTTGTCGAGATCGTAGAGAACTACGCTGGGAACGTTCCGGACTGGCTCAACAATCGCCAGTCGGACTTCTACACCGGGGAAACGACTCACGAGATCGGTAACGATCTCCAGTTGACCCGCCAGCACGATATCAACCGGATGAAGATGATTGACTCGTACAAAGGCTCTCGCCACAAGCGCGGACAGAAGGTCCGCGGACAGCGAACCAAGTCCACCGGTCGTACGGAGGGCACCATTGGAGTCAACGTCGAAGAGATCCGCGAAGAACAGGCAGAAGAAGCTGCCGCCGCCGAAGAGGAGGATGACGAATAA
- a CDS encoding 30S ribosomal protein S4 codes for MPLGTDTKQYETPNHPYQGERIASEHSLLDRYGLSNKEELWRAQSELRSYRREARDLLGQAQDDETVIRRSEDFLGRLKRVGILDEGDELGDVLSLEIEDVLERRLQTVAYRKGLANTPQQARQFIVHGHVVIGDQRQRIPSYVVDVDEEDLVAFDENSPLADDLHPERAEGQ; via the coding sequence ATGCCGCTCGGAACCGACACCAAACAGTACGAGACGCCGAATCACCCCTATCAGGGTGAACGTATTGCCTCCGAGCACTCCCTCCTCGACCGCTACGGCCTCTCGAACAAAGAAGAGCTCTGGCGAGCACAGTCCGAACTTCGCTCCTACCGGCGCGAGGCTCGAGACCTGCTCGGCCAGGCCCAGGACGACGAGACCGTCATCCGCCGCTCCGAGGACTTCCTCGGTCGGCTCAAACGCGTCGGCATCCTCGACGAAGGCGACGAACTCGGTGACGTGCTGTCACTCGAGATCGAGGACGTCCTCGAGCGCCGACTCCAGACGGTCGCCTACCGCAAGGGACTAGCGAACACGCCACAGCAGGCTCGGCAGTTCATCGTACACGGGCACGTCGTGATCGGCGACCAGCGCCAGCGCATCCCGTCGTACGTCGTCGACGTCGACGAGGAGGACCTCGTCGCGTTCGACGAGAACAGTCCTCTCGCGGACGATCTCCACCCGGAACGAGCGGAGGGTCAATAA
- a CDS encoding 30S ribosomal protein S11 produces MSQDDDKWGVAHVHASFNNTVMTVTDLTGAETIAKSSGGTAVKQNRDEASPYAAMQMAESVAEEVKAAGITGLHVRVRGPGGNLQKSPGPGAQATIRALARSGIEIGRIEDVTPVPHDGSRAPKGKGGY; encoded by the coding sequence ATGAGCCAGGACGACGATAAATGGGGCGTAGCCCACGTACACGCATCGTTCAACAACACCGTCATGACCGTGACTGACCTCACGGGCGCGGAAACGATCGCCAAGTCCTCCGGCGGGACGGCGGTCAAGCAGAACCGCGACGAGGCGTCGCCGTACGCGGCCATGCAGATGGCCGAGTCCGTCGCCGAAGAAGTCAAGGCAGCCGGCATCACGGGGCTGCACGTTCGCGTCCGCGGTCCCGGCGGCAACCTACAGAAGTCCCCCGGTCCCGGCGCGCAGGCGACCATCCGCGCACTCGCCCGCTCGGGAATCGAGATCGGGCGCATCGAAGACGTGACGCCGGTCCCACACGACGGATCGCGCGCACCGAAAGGCAAGGGCGGCTACTAG